The proteins below come from a single Papaver somniferum cultivar HN1 chromosome 11, ASM357369v1, whole genome shotgun sequence genomic window:
- the LOC113323972 gene encoding uncharacterized protein LOC113323972, which yields MRNFLGDSDAYKRKMMWVAWPTIFKSKKMGGMGVKDMQLTRKSSKGKWIWRFSNVKKALWRRVLQKSFNNEVDSLIPVDDGKPHGRSMWKTILESSVFFNEHIVFKLKNGKGIKFWVDKWTTNGPLKDRYPTVYKASSQKTAFIADMIQEGILCLKSKKNLSAHEQLEWGLLCNELGHVPELVDEDDEVFILEYYTVKKGYEVQLLDNQDCKFFQIFVEKRYPSEGKFHVMGKLS from the coding sequence ATGAGAAACTTTCTCGGGGATTCTGATGCTTATAAAAGGAAAATGATGTGGGTTGCTTGGCCAACAATTTTTAAATCAAAGAAAATGGGTGGCATGGGTGTGAAGGATATGCAACTTACTAGAAAATCTTCGAAAGGTAAATGGATATGGAGATTTTCTAATGTGAAAAAGGCTTTATGGAGGAGAGTGTTGCAAAAAAGTTTCAACAATGAAGTTGATTCTCTGATTCCAGTTGATGATGGTAAACCTCACGGGAGGAGTATGTGGAAGACAATACTGGAATCCTCTGTATTTTTTAATGAACATATAGTGTTCAAGTTGAAGAACGGTAAAGGAATAAAGTTTTGGGTGGACAAATGGACAACTAATGGTCCATTGAAAGATAGATATCCTACAGTTTATAaagcaagtagtcagaaaacagcCTTTATTGCAGACATGATACAGGAAGGGATACTTTGCTtgaagtctaaaaaaaatctttCTGCACATGAACAACTGGAGTGGGGTTTGTTGTGTAACGAATTGGGTCATGTACCTGAACTtgttgatgaggatgatgaagtgtTTATTCTTGAATATTATACAGTGAAAAAGGGATATGAAGTTCAATTGCTGGATAATCAAGACTGCAAATTTTTTCAAATATTTGTGGAGAAAAGATATCCCTCCGAAGGTAAATTTCATGTTATGGGCAAACTTTCATAA